Below is a genomic region from Paludicola sp. MB14-C6.
CCAAGTATAGATGAGGGTAGGCAAATTATTGCGAACACTGAACATATTATAAAATATTATCCTACACAAAGTGATGTGTGGGAAAAAGCATATAATAATTGTAAAAAATTTTTTAAGGAGGATTTATAACAATGCTTTATCCTAAAATTGGTATACGACCTGCTATTGACGGCAGGTGGGGCGGTGTTCGTGAGGCTCTTGAAGAACAAACAATGGCAATGGCTAAAAACGCAGCAAAACTTATCAGTGATACGTTGCATTATCCCGATGGCACGTCTGTGCAATGCGTAATAAGCGACACAACAATAGGAGGAGGTGCCGAGGCGGCTGCATGTGCAGATTTGTTTACAACCCAAAATGTTATTGCCACGCTTACAGTAACGCCTTGCTGGTGCTATGGCAGTGAAACCTTTGATATGGACAATAAAACCATAAAAGCAGTATGGGGCTTCAATGGCACTGAGCGTCCGGGCGCAGTTTATTTGGCGGCAGTATTGGCTGCACATGCTCAAAAGGGTTTGCCTGCTTTTTCAATTTATGGGCATGATGTTCAAGATGCAAACGATTTTAGTGTACCTAATGATGTAGCAGAAAAAATTATACGTTTTGCTCGTTGCGCAATTGCGGTAGGTTGGATGAAAAATAAAGCATATGTAAACATTGGTGGTGTTGCAATGGGTATTGCTGGTAGCTATTGCGATGCAAATATGTTCCAAAAATATTTTGGTATACGAGCTGAGTGGGTGGATATGACCGAAATTCTTCGCCGTATAACACTTGGTATTTATGACCCAATTGAATACGATAAAGCTTTTGCATGGGTAAAAGCAAACTGCAATGAGGGCTTTGATTGCAATAAAGGGAAAATATTGTCTGATGTTATTACAAAGTCAAAGGTTGTACCTGCTGATAAAGATTGGGAATTCATAACAAAGATGACGATTGTCATGCGGGATATTCTTTATGGGAACCCACGTCTTGCCGAACTTGGCTGGTACGAAGAAGCCCTTGGTAAGAATGCTATTGCTGGAGGTTTTCAAG
It encodes:
- a CDS encoding L-fucose isomerase — protein: MLYPKIGIRPAIDGRWGGVREALEEQTMAMAKNAAKLISDTLHYPDGTSVQCVISDTTIGGGAEAAACADLFTTQNVIATLTVTPCWCYGSETFDMDNKTIKAVWGFNGTERPGAVYLAAVLAAHAQKGLPAFSIYGHDVQDANDFSVPNDVAEKIIRFARCAIAVGWMKNKAYVNIGGVAMGIAGSYCDANMFQKYFGIRAEWVDMTEILRRITLGIYDPIEYDKAFAWVKANCNEGFDCNKGKILSDVITKSKVVPADKDWEFITKMTIVMRDILYGNPRLAELGWYEEALGKNAIAGGFQGQRMWTDWLPNADFTEAIMASTFDWNGTKMPTPFATENDTMNGVAMMLGTLVTNTAPCFHDVRTYWSSEACERVTGKKPDGVAQNGFIHLINSGATALDGSGAAKNEAGEGCMKPYWQMTEKDVDACLKATDWCRANYEYFRGGGFSSHFKCTAEMPITMLRVNIVEGVGPVLQIAEGFTANLPEEIHNTIDMRTDRTWPTTWFCPRLTGHGAFTDVYSVMANWGANHSVTVYGHVGADLITLASMLRIPVTMHNVPEDKVYRPHCWSAFGTENPEAADYKACLAYGALYK